A genomic segment from Chitinophaga niabensis encodes:
- a CDS encoding serine hydrolase produces MKTRNILLAIVAVAALSCKKEDIKVKADNKLADLPLGGNPVPELDVTQFAKNIENYLNTRVSGYGYTISHNGTIFYLDNGGGGWARKQSDPPAKAHGATVRQGTASVTKYITALTTVATLEKYNISLDEKLYKYLPTNWKPSGLFKMLSFKNLLAHETGLINYGREFSDLKLTVEGPVQIGELIDSTRDYDNINYDLAAIIIPYVSAKHGFPADYQVLKGLEKNPNELYKQLASRFIGQARVYVFKPAGINQWQVMDWYTWDNNGIIDASQGTLGYTTVYGNEKGSEKGDSRPNGGAGGLYCSAFEMAKIQLAAAQGKIVSAANYKRMREQRLGFDGIYPGKHGKYYWKNGGANRHETIVADFGPTQVAVFTNSRTSDIGNGLDVLGKAYDDAWEVKK; encoded by the coding sequence ATGAAAACGAGGAACATTCTATTAGCAATTGTAGCGGTGGCTGCATTATCCTGTAAGAAGGAAGACATTAAAGTAAAGGCGGATAATAAACTCGCCGATCTGCCCCTGGGCGGTAATCCCGTGCCGGAACTGGATGTAACGCAGTTTGCGAAGAACATTGAAAACTATCTGAACACCAGGGTATCCGGTTACGGCTACACGATCTCCCACAACGGAACTATTTTTTACCTGGACAATGGTGGTGGCGGTTGGGCCAGGAAACAATCCGATCCCCCTGCAAAAGCACATGGTGCTACTGTAAGGCAGGGTACTGCCAGTGTTACGAAGTACATTACGGCATTGACTACCGTAGCTACACTGGAAAAATACAATATTTCACTCGACGAAAAACTGTACAAGTACCTTCCAACTAACTGGAAGCCCAGCGGACTATTTAAGATGCTCAGCTTCAAAAATCTGTTGGCACATGAAACAGGCCTGATCAATTATGGCAGGGAATTCAGCGATCTCAAATTAACAGTGGAAGGCCCTGTACAAATAGGAGAGCTGATAGACAGCACCAGGGATTACGATAACATTAATTATGATCTCGCAGCTATCATCATTCCTTATGTTTCAGCCAAACACGGTTTCCCGGCAGACTACCAGGTGTTGAAAGGATTGGAGAAGAACCCCAATGAGCTGTATAAACAACTGGCCAGCAGATTTATTGGCCAGGCAAGGGTATACGTGTTCAAACCGGCAGGAATAAACCAATGGCAGGTAATGGACTGGTACACCTGGGATAACAATGGTATCATAGATGCATCGCAGGGTACTTTAGGGTATACTACTGTATACGGTAATGAAAAAGGTTCCGAGAAAGGTGATTCCCGCCCCAATGGAGGTGCCGGCGGTTTATACTGCAGCGCATTTGAAATGGCAAAGATACAATTGGCTGCTGCCCAGGGAAAGATCGTGAGCGCCGCCAACTACAAAAGGATGAGAGAGCAAAGACTTGGCTTTGATGGTATCTACCCAGGTAAACATGGTAAATATTACTGGAAGAATGGTGGTGCCAACAGGCATGAAACTATTGTAGCTGACTTTGGTCCTACACAGGTAGCGGTATTTACTAATTCCCGCACAAGTGATATCGGGAATGGCCTTGATGTATTAGGTAAGGCTTATGATGACGCATGGGAAGTCAAAAAATAA
- a CDS encoding ATP-binding protein, which produces MKTSTLQERIRALEKENASLRNHYTLHADEPSVKVPAEFLPLFQKAEENVKQYFSHISLNPSQGTIEISNERYVLIRASALSKDFLGSILSLYADRGENEAFGIGRNFLFDIAHALGINDAKAFHAQMNVTDPLSKLSAGPIHFAYTGWAFVDILPESHPTPDDDYYLAYHHPFSFEADSWIRSGEKAKSPVCIMSTGYSSGWCEESFGIPLTAVEVTCRAKGDEHCTFIMSPPHKIEEHIQRFAKTHRKHRIAKTPPEIPTFFVRKTMEEQMEKARQLAEESSKAKSDFVANMSHELRTPLSAILGFTELLKKTKLNSRQTEYLDAICTSGSNLLSTINDIMDLSKLDAKKISFESVPVNLPELLQSIEMMLASKVRHKKLEYKSNISKQLHKPLLSDSVRLTQILLNIIGNAIKFTEKGSITVGCTVLDETPQAMQVEFSVKDTGIGIPAAKQQQVFERFTQADTAITRKYGGSGLGLAITRELVELLGGSITLSSKPNKGTEFKVQLPFIKAGKQVKGAASRAQTVDGKGLHILVVEDNLLNQKMTRIMLTNNGFTVSGADSGTKAIAFLQKNKVDLILMDLQIPGMDGYLTTQKIRENLKLGTPMIAITAHAFSGERERCLAAGMNDYLPKPFREQELLKAITANLPKTITDLSFLREQTRNNIPFIREMINTFIKQTPKDLAALQKAMKENNGEMIYKVAHTMSTSVGYFGLKQHIGKDLVHMQQKRLADEKRFLKVKKVCEQAIKELQQLTPSALSSAS; this is translated from the coding sequence ATGAAAACCTCAACACTACAAGAAAGGATCCGCGCACTGGAAAAAGAGAACGCATCCCTGCGCAATCACTACACGCTGCATGCAGATGAACCTTCCGTAAAAGTTCCTGCCGAATTCCTTCCCCTCTTTCAGAAAGCGGAAGAAAACGTAAAGCAGTATTTCTCGCACATCTCTTTAAATCCCTCACAAGGCACCATAGAGATCAGTAACGAGCGGTATGTATTAATAAGGGCCTCCGCCCTGTCCAAAGACTTTTTAGGCAGTATCCTCAGCTTGTATGCAGACAGGGGAGAAAATGAAGCCTTTGGCATTGGCAGGAATTTCCTTTTCGATATTGCCCATGCATTAGGCATCAATGATGCCAAAGCTTTTCATGCACAAATGAATGTAACGGACCCGCTGTCTAAACTATCAGCGGGCCCGATACATTTTGCTTATACCGGCTGGGCTTTTGTGGACATCCTCCCTGAAAGCCATCCTACGCCTGATGATGATTATTACCTCGCCTATCACCATCCTTTTTCTTTTGAAGCAGATTCCTGGATCAGGTCCGGTGAAAAGGCCAAATCTCCGGTATGCATTATGAGCACTGGTTATTCTTCAGGATGGTGTGAAGAAAGTTTCGGTATACCGCTTACCGCAGTGGAAGTAACCTGCAGGGCGAAAGGAGATGAACACTGTACCTTTATTATGTCTCCCCCGCATAAGATAGAAGAGCATATCCAGCGCTTTGCAAAAACGCACCGCAAACACCGCATAGCCAAAACACCGCCGGAGATCCCTACTTTCTTTGTCCGTAAAACAATGGAAGAACAAATGGAAAAGGCCCGGCAACTGGCGGAAGAATCGTCTAAAGCCAAGTCTGATTTTGTGGCAAATATGAGCCATGAACTCCGAACTCCGCTGAGCGCTATCCTGGGTTTCACGGAACTGTTGAAGAAAACAAAACTGAACAGCCGGCAAACAGAATACCTGGATGCCATCTGCACCTCCGGCAGCAACCTGCTTTCCACGATCAATGATATCATGGACCTCAGCAAACTGGATGCAAAAAAGATCAGTTTTGAATCCGTTCCTGTTAATCTCCCGGAACTGCTACAATCCATTGAAATGATGCTGGCTTCCAAAGTGCGGCATAAAAAGCTGGAATACAAAAGCAATATCAGCAAACAGCTGCATAAACCTTTACTAAGCGACAGCGTAAGACTTACCCAGATCCTGCTGAACATCATCGGCAATGCCATCAAATTCACGGAGAAAGGAAGTATTACAGTGGGTTGTACCGTATTAGATGAAACCCCGCAGGCCATGCAGGTGGAATTCAGCGTAAAGGATACCGGCATCGGTATCCCCGCCGCTAAACAACAACAGGTATTTGAAAGGTTCACACAAGCGGATACGGCTATCACCCGTAAATACGGAGGTTCCGGGCTGGGCCTTGCCATTACACGGGAACTGGTGGAACTGCTGGGAGGCAGTATCACCCTTAGCAGCAAACCGAATAAAGGCACAGAATTTAAAGTGCAGCTCCCTTTCATCAAAGCCGGCAAACAGGTAAAGGGCGCCGCCTCACGGGCACAAACAGTAGATGGCAAAGGATTACATATCCTGGTGGTGGAAGATAATCTGCTGAACCAGAAAATGACCCGCATTATGCTTACGAACAATGGATTCACTGTAAGCGGAGCAGATAGCGGCACCAAGGCCATCGCCTTCCTGCAAAAGAACAAAGTTGATCTCATTCTCATGGACCTGCAGATCCCCGGTATGGATGGTTACCTTACCACGCAAAAGATCAGGGAAAACCTGAAGCTGGGAACACCAATGATTGCCATCACGGCACATGCATTCAGTGGAGAGAGGGAAAGATGCCTGGCGGCAGGTATGAATGATTACCTGCCTAAACCTTTCCGCGAACAGGAATTGCTGAAAGCTATTACGGCCAACTTACCAAAGACCATTACAGATCTTAGTTTCCTCAGGGAGCAGACGCGCAACAACATTCCTTTTATCCGGGAGATGATAAACACCTTCATCAAACAAACACCAAAAGACCTGGCTGCTTTACAAAAAGCGATGAAGGAAAATAACGGAGAGATGATCTATAAGGTAGCTCATACCATGAGCACTTCGGTAGGTTATTTTGGGCTGAAGCAACATATCGGGAAAGACTTAGTGCATATGCAGCAGAAAAGGCTCGCGGATGAAAAGCGTTTCCTTAAAGTGAAGAAGGTCTGTGAGCAGGCGATCAAAGAATTGCAGCAGCTTACACCATCCGCTTTGTCATCAGCGTCATAA
- a CDS encoding LytR/AlgR family response regulator transcription factor, translating into MKISALIVEDELLSRDFLSNLVREFCPQLELAGTASNVEEAVKFINTHSPQLIFLDIEMQTGTGFDVLQKANHHNFQVIFTTAFDHYAIQAIKFSAVDYLLKPISLEELELAVAKAVKQIEGKKEDNRLDLLLKNFQKPSADDFSISLSTSEGVDFIPLSTIIRLEAKGPYTIFYIRDGRQIMVSKNLKEYELTLQEHGFFRIHNSYMINLRDVKRWVKTDGGYAVMSDDAMVAISPKKKDEFMTLMTKRMV; encoded by the coding sequence ATGAAAATTTCAGCTTTAATTGTGGAGGATGAGTTGCTGAGCAGGGATTTCCTATCTAACCTCGTGCGCGAATTCTGTCCACAGCTGGAACTGGCCGGCACTGCCTCCAATGTGGAAGAGGCGGTGAAGTTTATCAATACGCATTCCCCGCAGCTGATATTCCTGGATATTGAAATGCAGACGGGCACCGGCTTTGATGTATTGCAAAAAGCGAATCACCACAACTTCCAGGTGATCTTCACCACAGCCTTTGATCATTATGCCATCCAGGCTATCAAATTCAGCGCAGTGGATTATTTGCTGAAACCTATCAGCCTGGAAGAACTGGAACTGGCCGTAGCCAAAGCAGTGAAACAAATAGAAGGGAAAAAGGAAGATAACCGGCTGGACCTTCTCCTGAAGAACTTCCAAAAACCCTCAGCCGATGATTTCAGTATCAGCCTGAGCACTTCAGAAGGCGTTGATTTTATTCCCCTGTCTACTATTATCAGGCTGGAAGCAAAAGGCCCGTATACGATCTTTTATATCAGGGACGGCCGCCAGATCATGGTAAGCAAGAACCTGAAGGAGTACGAGTTGACCCTGCAGGAGCATGGATTTTTCAGGATCCATAACTCCTACATGATCAACCTGAGGGATGTAAAAAGGTGGGTGAAGACCGATGGTGGTTACGCCGTGATGAGTGATGATGCCATGGTAGCCATCTCTCCGAAAAAGAAGGACGAGTTTATGACGCTGATGACAAAGCGGATGGTGTAA
- a CDS encoding DUF6528 family protein: MRSLLLVASLMLALSCKREKTDAPENIQAGTERSDVAAAAATPKEIIICDQKNARIIMVDIANGNAITWEWKATAAYAMIRAGAQGWFSNLSEAKLVYNGKYILATASGGGVALISVASKKAIWFDYAGGNTHSAELLPNGNVVTASSTGGYLMIFTVDSYINDNSAQTGQIAFPDVHNVVWDHARQRLYAAGLNKLRVYSYNNSCNSPALSLITTYTMPEGNAHDLFPVYGSTTDLWLTNSGHIYKFNVTTGAFTLQKTISSVKTVSSGPSGYQTIIAQANNTGGETWRTNRILDINSAVVYSNTALGLYKARWKLVNTFSYPAGDSFHECTHP; encoded by the coding sequence ATGAGATCATTATTGTTAGTTGCATCCCTTATGCTGGCCCTGTCCTGCAAGCGCGAAAAAACTGATGCGCCCGAAAACATACAGGCAGGAACAGAAAGGTCCGACGTGGCTGCCGCAGCCGCCACACCCAAAGAGATCATCATCTGCGATCAAAAGAATGCCCGTATCATTATGGTGGATATTGCCAATGGCAATGCCATTACCTGGGAATGGAAAGCCACGGCAGCCTATGCCATGATCCGTGCAGGAGCACAAGGCTGGTTCTCCAACCTCAGCGAAGCAAAGCTGGTGTACAATGGCAAATACATCCTGGCCACCGCATCCGGCGGAGGCGTAGCCCTGATCAGCGTGGCTTCTAAAAAGGCTATCTGGTTCGATTATGCAGGAGGTAACACCCACTCTGCCGAGTTGCTGCCAAATGGTAATGTTGTCACCGCATCCTCCACAGGCGGTTACCTCATGATCTTTACAGTAGATTCGTACATCAACGACAATTCTGCCCAAACAGGCCAGATCGCTTTCCCTGATGTGCATAATGTAGTATGGGACCATGCCCGCCAGCGCTTATATGCTGCCGGCCTTAACAAGCTGAGGGTATATTCCTATAATAACAGTTGCAATTCTCCGGCGCTGAGCCTCATTACTACTTACACTATGCCAGAGGGCAATGCGCATGACCTGTTCCCCGTTTATGGCAGCACTACCGATCTCTGGCTTACTAATTCAGGGCACATTTACAAGTTCAATGTAACTACCGGCGCATTCACTTTGCAAAAGACCATCAGTTCTGTTAAAACAGTTTCTTCCGGCCCCAGCGGTTACCAAACCATTATCGCACAGGCTAATAATACAGGAGGAGAAACCTGGAGAACAAACCGGATCCTGGATATCAATAGTGCAGTGGTATATAGCAACACTGCATTGGGCTTATACAAAGCACGCTGGAAACTCGTGAACACATTCAGCTATCCCGCAGGAGACAGTTTTCACGAATGTACCCATCCCTAA
- a CDS encoding serine hydrolase family protein, whose protein sequence is MKTKNILLVFVAVAALSCKKEDIKVQAEGKIAGIGELAGGPQAEFNPMLFARKIGEFMNGKTAGYGYTVMHEGKAYYVGNGGGGCSRCPIDFTNVPYGAQTRMGTTNATQFVTVLATIAALEKYGLKLDEKLYHYLPSNWKPTEAFKQLDFFRLLTGATGFWYYGNDHGMEFDDLKKTVENGLQMEEFQTGYRDPNVKINYNLAVILLPYLNAKKGFPAELMLLKSLENNPYELYKHLGSRFIEQVRTNVFKKADLLYWNITDYRVWSNYGPMVSSLGTLGYPSPDPKVHGTSAPDYRKNGGAGGLYISPYEFGQIQSAAARSKIISKEHYRIVKEELMGYSGFVNGEHGRYVWKNDVIDKKHEIMFFDFGNTQVVVFANSNTSKIANGMKLADLYDESWK, encoded by the coding sequence ATGAAAACAAAAAACATTTTATTAGTATTTGTAGCTGTTGCTGCATTATCCTGTAAGAAGGAAGACATTAAAGTACAGGCTGAAGGTAAGATAGCCGGTATCGGTGAACTTGCCGGTGGACCGCAGGCTGAATTCAATCCCATGTTATTTGCGCGGAAGATCGGGGAGTTCATGAATGGTAAAACAGCAGGTTACGGTTACACCGTAATGCATGAGGGCAAAGCGTATTACGTGGGAAATGGCGGCGGCGGCTGCTCCCGTTGCCCGATAGATTTTACCAATGTTCCCTATGGCGCTCAGACACGTATGGGTACTACAAACGCTACGCAGTTTGTGACGGTACTGGCTACCATTGCAGCATTGGAAAAATATGGTCTGAAGCTGGATGAAAAACTTTACCACTATCTCCCTTCCAACTGGAAACCTACTGAGGCATTTAAACAACTGGATTTCTTTCGTTTACTAACTGGTGCTACCGGCTTCTGGTATTATGGCAATGATCATGGAATGGAATTCGACGATCTTAAGAAAACGGTGGAAAACGGTTTGCAGATGGAGGAATTCCAAACGGGATACAGGGACCCTAATGTGAAAATTAACTATAACCTGGCTGTTATCCTGCTCCCTTATCTTAATGCGAAGAAAGGTTTCCCGGCAGAACTGATGTTACTGAAATCCCTTGAAAACAATCCCTATGAACTGTATAAACACTTAGGCAGCCGGTTCATTGAACAGGTAAGGACAAATGTTTTCAAAAAGGCAGATCTTTTGTACTGGAATATTACGGACTATCGCGTATGGAGCAATTATGGTCCCATGGTATCATCACTGGGTACTTTGGGTTATCCCTCTCCGGACCCCAAGGTGCATGGAACATCGGCCCCCGATTATCGTAAAAATGGCGGCGCCGGAGGATTGTATATCAGCCCCTACGAGTTTGGGCAAATTCAGTCAGCGGCAGCCCGCTCTAAGATCATCAGCAAAGAACACTACAGGATCGTGAAAGAGGAACTGATGGGGTATAGTGGTTTTGTGAACGGGGAGCACGGCAGGTATGTTTGGAAGAATGATGTGATAGACAAGAAACACGAGATCATGTTCTTTGATTTCGGCAACACGCAGGTAGTGGTATTTGCCAATTCCAACACCAGCAAGATAGCGAATGGTATGAAGCTGGCCGATCTTTATGATGAATCCTGGAAATAA